Genomic window ([Eubacterium] hominis):
GCATTAAATGAGGCGTCTTTACATGTTCCCGTCATCGCCATTGGAGTTGCGACGGTCACCAGTGTTGGCGCAATTTTAAAGGAAGCACTTGATGAGGCGGAAATTGACAAAGAACGTGTTTTTTCTTATTTATACGATCAAAAACGACTGGATCTGGTAGTGACACCAAAATCTATGGATGATGAATTAAAACAATTAGTTTATATCGTATCACAAAGTATCAATCGGTTTATTCACCCTGATTTTATGAATTTATAATTTTAAAATTATCATAAAATATATTACATAAAAGGACATGAAAGTCCTTTTTTTCTCATAAACTTTATTATGGGAGGGATGATATGAAAGCAACCTGGAAAATTTTAATCAAGCTTGTATTGATTGGGTGTATTTTTTATATCACACCATTTTATGATACTTGTATACAAATGCTTGGACAAACCAATATCAAAACATTTGCTTATGAACAAAAAACCATTGATCCATCCATATCCATCAAAGATGAATTAAACGTAATGTCATCACATCAAGTAAAAAAAGCAGAAAAAGATGATGTGATCAAAGTAGAAACAACACAAGAAAATCCTGTTGTTGTGCCCACACCGAAAAGTGAAGAAACAAAGAAACAGAAAACTGTCTATATTTATGATACACATCAAAAAGAAGACTATGCAGATGGCAAAGGCGTAATGGATGCAGCAGCTGATTTAGGCAAACATCTGGAGGAAAAAGGTATAAAGGTCGTATTAGAAACACATAGCTTTCAGAACTATATGGATGCACATGGAATGAATTATAATCAATCCTATCTTGTATCTAATAAATATCTTCAGGATGCACTGGTGAATTATGGCGGTTTTGATTTATGTATAGACTTACACCGTGACAGTGTTCCAAGAAGTGCTGCTGTATTAGAAGCAAATGGAAAGACTTATGCGAAAGCCATGATGGTTGTTGGAAGTCTTGCGACCTATCATGATTCCAGTGCTAAAATATCTTCGACTTTAACTGACATAATGAATAAGAAAGTAAATGGTATTATGAAAGGCGTAATGACAAGGGAGGCGTATTATAATCAACAGGTCGCAAATGGTATTGTCTTAATTGAAGTAGGCGCAGAAGTAAACAGTTTTAAGGAAATCACCAATACCACAAAGGTACTGGCAGATAGTATTTATGATATGTTAATGAAAGGAGAATCATAATGAAACGATTTCTTGCGGATGCTGTTTTAATATTTGTTTTGATAACCATTGGCAATTATGTCAAGGAGCAGGAGCATACACAATCTAGTGTTACAATCGAGCAAAAAGTAAGTGACTTTGAAGATGATATCGCACAAAAGCATACCATCAAACAACAAGTAGAAACAGGTTCTTTAAATGAAATAAAAGAAAACAAAGCAAGTGCGCTTGCGAAAAGCACGAGCGAATTTGTCGTCGATGCCATCCATTCTTCAGTTACTGCAGTTTCTAATATCTTTGATAGTATTTTTGCCTGAGGTTTGCTATAATAACCAATAGAGGTGAGTGAATATGAAAACATGCAGAATATTATTTATGGGAACACCGGATATCGCGGTTTCCATGTTGAATAGAATAATAGCAGATGGCTATGATGTGATTGGCGTTGTAACTCAGCCGGATAAACAGGCAGGAAGAAAAAAAGAACTGAAGATGCCTGAGGTAAAACAACGTGCTATAGAAGCAAACATTCCTGTTTATCAGCCAATCAAAATTAAAGATGCAGTGGATGAATTGATGCAGCTGGATATTGATTTGATTGTCACATGTGCATATGGTCAGTTTATACCATCCAAATTATTAGAATATCCAACATATGGCAGTATCAATGTACATGCTTCCTTATTGCCAAAACTTCGCGGAGGTGCACCTATTCATAAAGCAATCATCAACGGAGATAAGCAGACAGGAATGTCCATCATGCGTATGGTAAAGGCTATGGATGCAGGTCCTGTCATGGCACAATGTGTAGTGGATATTGATGAAATGGATACAACGGGTATCTTGTATGATAAATTAGCAAAAGCAGGTGCGAAACTGCTTAGTGAAAGTATTCCAAAATTAATCGATGGAACTGCAGAATTTGGTGAGCAGGATGAAAGCCAGGCAAGCTTTGCCTACACCATCAGCAAGGAAGAAGAATGGATCGATTTTGATCAAGACGTACAGCGTGTGTATAATCATATCCGTGGATTGATTCCAAATCCTACAGGATATGCTTTACTGGATGGCAAAAAAGTGAAATTCCATAAAGTTAGAATGCGTAAAGATGACAAGGTACATACACCAGGTGAAATTGAAGGCATGATAGAAAATGGCTATGCAATTTCTGCACAGAATGGCTATATTTTAGTAGATGAAATTCAAATGGAAGGAAAAGCCAAAACCGATGCGAAATCCTTCTATAATGGAAGTGGGAAACAGCTGATCCATAAAATTTTTAATGGTAAGTAGAAGACAGAGGATTCTGTCTTTTTCTATATAATATCTATTGAAGATATAAAATTTAAAACTTGGATTTATCCAAAAACAGGGCTGAATTTAAACAAAACAAATTCATGCAGTTTTTATGAATCATTCAATTATCAGATACGAAGATTCCTTTATTTTTTTCTATGCAAGAAATTTAGTTTCTGCTATAATAGTCGGGTATGAGGAGTGATAGCTATGAATCAACAACATATTCGTAACTTTTCCATTATTGCACACATCGATCATGGAAAATCAACGCTGGCAGACCGTATCCTTGAAATAACAGATACAGTGGAACAGCGTGAAATGAAAGAACAGCTATTGGATACCATGGATCTTGAAAGAGAACGTGGGATTACGATAAAATTAAATGCAGTACAGTTAAAATATACTGCAAAAGATGGACAGGACTATATCTTCCATTTGATCGATACACCGGGTCATGTGGACTTTACATATGAAGTATCCCGTTCTTTAGCAGCTTGTGAAGGCGCAGTTTTGGTAGTTGATGCTGCACAGGGAATTGAAGCGCAGACACTTGCAAATGTTTATCTGGCATTAGATAATGACTTGGAAATTATTCCTGTCATCAATAAAATAGATTTACCAAGTGCACAGCCAGATGTTGTGAAAAAAGAAATAGAAGATGTCATTGGCTTGGATGCAAGTGAGGCACCTTTGATTTCAGCGAAAAACGGGTTGAATATACAGGATGTTTTAGAAGCAGTGGTAAAAAATGTACCGGCACCACATGGAAATCCAAAAGCCCCTTTACAGGCACTTGTTTTTGATTCTTTATATGATGCGTATCGTGGTGTTATCGCATTTGTACGTGTAAAAGAAGGCGAAATCCGTGTGGGTGATAAAATTCGTTTTATGGCGACAGATGCTGAATATGAGGTGTTAGAAGTTGGTATCCGTACACCAAAAGAAGTGAAAAAAGATATGCTGGAATGTGGTGAAGTAGGATGGCTTTGTGCTTCTATTAAGTCTATTAAAGATGTACGTGTCGGTGATACGATTACCCATGCACAACGACCAGCAGATGCTCCATTACATGGTTATCGTGAAATGAATCCGATGGTATATTGTGGATTGTATCCTATTGATTCTGCAAAATATAATGATTTAAGAGATGCACTTGAAAAATTACAGCTGAATGATGCCTCTTTACAATTTGAAGCAGAAACATCACAGGCGTTAGGATTTGGCTTTCGCTGTGGATTTTTAGGTTTATTACATATGGATGTCGTACAGGAACGTATTGAACGTGAATATAAAATAGATCTGATTGCGACTGCGCCAAGTGTTGTATACCATGCATACTTAACAGATGGCAGCATGATGGCAATTGATAATCCAAGTATGTTGCCGGATGTTCAAAAAATCGATCATATTGAAGAACCTTTTGTGAAAGCAAGTATCATGACGCCAAACGATTATGTTGGGGCAATTATGGAACTGTGCCAAAGAAAACGTGGTAACTATAAAGATATGATATATATAGATGAAGGACGAATGAATGTCATTTATGAATTGCCATTGGGTGAAATCGTATTTGATTTCTTTGATAAATTAAAATCCTGTACGAAGGGATATGCTTCATTCGATTATGAATTGATTGGATATCAGACCAATAAACTTGCGAAAATGGATATCCTGTTAAATGGAGATATCGTCGATGCATTAAGCAGTATCGTTCATCGTGATTTTGCTTATCCTAGAGGTAGAGCAATTTGTGAAAAATTGAAAACACTGATTCCAAAACAACAATTTGAGATACCTATCCAGGCAGCTATCAATGGGAAAATCGTGGCGCGTGCAGATATAAAATCTTTGCGTAAAAACGTCCTAGCGAAATGTTATGGTGGAGATATTTCACGTAAGAAAAAACTGTTGGAGAAACAAAAAGAAGGTAAGAAACGTATGAAATCCGTAGGTAGCGTAGAAGTACCACAGGAAGCTTTCATGGCGGTTTTATCTATGGATGATGAGAATTAAAAAGTATAATTTTTATGGTATTTTTACAAACTTGTACTTTTTCATGGTATTTTGTAACTTTTAGTTGAAATCCTGTTCTGACATGCTATCATTACAAGTAGCATTTATCAAAAAATGGTTAATATTGAACAGGAGCTGGTCAATTTGATTAAGGTATTTCTATGTGTAAGTGATTTTGATGTCATCAAAAATATGATGGATTATGAAAATGATAACAGTAAAATAAAAATTGTAGGCATATCAACAACGGTAATGGAGCATTTAAAAGGCCTGGAAGAATTAGATGTGGATGTGTTTGTATTACAATATACATTGGATAAAAAGAAATCAAATGATTTATTGGAATATGTATTATTGAATAAACGGGAATGGCGGGTATTGCCACTGTTTCAGGAGCTTGACAGTGAAGTGATCCATTTGCTTTTACAATATGGACTTCAGAATTTTCTGGTTAAGCCATTCAGCTTTCCACAACTGCTAGCGGCAATTGAAAATGAGCAGCTGCAGCAACAGACACTGGCTGCAGCTACTACAGTAGAATCAATGGCTAGTGAAATTATGCTATCCTTAGGTCTGCCAGCTCATTTAGATGGATTTGGATATATTCAAACAAGTGCTGTCTATGTTGCAAAGAATATGGATGTCATGCACTTACATATGAAGAATGTCTATCAGCAAACTGCAAAAGCACATCACTCCACAGCCGCAAGGGTTGAAAAGTGTATACGAACGGCCATTGCTTTTGCTTATCGTAATCAGCCAGAAAAAATTTGTATCAATAACTGTAAACCAACCAATACGCAGATTATTTCCTATATTAGTGAAAAATTAAAATTGTTTGGAAACTCATGAGGTGTGTTATGTGTAAAAGTGCTTATCTACATGTTCCATTCTGTAAAGATATTTGTGCATATTGTGATTTTACTAGATGCCGATATCATGCAGGACTTGCTGAAAAATGGCTAAAGGCCATTGAAAAAGAAATCAAACAGAAATTAAAAGGTGTCACTTTGGATACCTTTTATATTGGTGGGGGAACACCCAGTGCTTTGACATATCATCAATTGTCAAGATTGCTGGTGATGTTAAAACCATATACTAGAACATGTGAAGAATTTACAATGGAAGCGAATGTCGATAGTCTGGATATTGAAAAAATACAATTGTGTAAAGAAAACTATATCAATCGTATATCCTTAGGGGTACAAAGCCTTCAGCCAGAGCTTTTAAAGATGATAAAAAGAAATCATAACAAAGAAGACATCTTAAGATGTATAAAAGAACTGCATTCAATAGGTATAGATAATATATCAATTGATTTGATTTATGGTCTGCCAAATCAAACCATGCAGATGTGGAAGGATGATTTAAAAGATATCGTTGAACATTTTGATATTCAGCATATCTCTTTGTATGCCTTGACGATTGAAGAACACAGTGAATTTGGACGATTACATATAAAAAATATCGATGAAGATATAGAAGCAGATATGTATGAGTATGCTGTTGCATATTTAAAACAAAATGGTTTTGAGCATTATGAAATCAGTAATTTTGCGAAAGCTGGAAAATATTCTAAACATAATATGGCATATTGGGATTATGATGATTTTATTGGTATTGGTATGGGGGCAAGTGGGAAGCAACAACATCAGCGTTATGATAACACGAAAAATATGCAAACATATTTTGAAAAAGGTGCATCCCCAACCATAATACAATTAAATAAATCAGATGAAATGTTTGAAAATATCATGATGTCTTTACGTACAAAAAAAGGGTTGAATATTCATCAGTTTGAAAAACGCTATGAAATATCATTTTTGAAACAATATCATAAAGAATTAAAACCGTTGTTAGATCAACACCTGTTAGAACACAGCGATGGTTATATACATGCGACAGAACAGGGGATGGAAATTTTAAATGAGATCCTTTTAAAGTTTCTTCCAGATGAATGATGCAGGTAGATAAAAAGTGTTTGTAAAACAAATAAAAGAATATTCGTTCAAAAATATAAAAAAAGTTTAAAAAAGGTATTGTAATTTCTGAAAAGATTGGTTATAATATCTAAGCACTTGCCCGAGTGGTGAAACTGGTAGACGCAACGGACTCAAAATCCGTCGGTAGCGATACCGTGCCGGTTCGAGTCCGGCCTCGGGCACCATGTTAAAATAAAAGCCTTGTTTAAAGGCTTTTTTTGTGTTTATTTGAAATTTGGCAAAAATTTGGCAAAGATTTTTATTGTTCAGCGTTTAATTTTATCGATAGCTCATCAAGTTTATTGATCATATTTTGCTGAGCCTCTTGAAATAAGTGACCGTATGTTTCATTTACCATTTCAACAGTATGCCCTAGACGTTTTGCGATTTCAAATGGATTAAACCCCATGTTGATTAATAATGATACATGAGAATGGCGAAAATCGTGTATTCTTATTTGTTTTACTTGAGCTTGTTCACACCATTTGTTTTTTCTAGTTCTAATTGCATTTTCATCTAAATGTTTATCAAAATTGAATACTAATTTATTATCGTCATATCCAATTGTCATTTTATGAATGTTTTTAAGCTGTTCTAAAGCCTTTAAACACATTTCTGGTACCAAAATATTACGATAACTGTTATTCGTCTTAGGAGCGGTTGTTTGGCGCGTGTGTTTGGAATATGATTTGTTTATTCTTATTGATTTGTTTTTTAAATCAATGTCTTTCCAGGTAAGCGCTAAAGTTTCTCCTAAACGTGTTCCGCACCAATACAAAACGTTAAATAATGCAAAATACGGTAATTCATCAACAACATGTATAAATTTTATAAATTCTTCTGGTGTGAAAAAATCCATTTCTTTTTTTATTTCTCCAGCTCTTTTTATGATAGGAAAAGAAATTAATCTATTATCGGTAAAATAATTGTGATTAAATGCATATCTCATAACAGCTTTAAATTGAGTTTGAATAGATTCCAAATAACGGTTAGAATAGTATTCATCATTATTATTTTTCTTTGACAACAAAGACTTTTGAAATTTTTCAATTTGCTGAATTGTTATTTTTTTTATATTTTTATCTCCCCAATAAGGAAGAATCCAACTTTTGATTAGATATTCCATATCGTTGAATGATCTGTCTTTTATCGTTCCTTTTTTTGTTTCTTTATACAGTTCATAAATTTCATTAAACGTTATATTCGTAGTTACTTCATTTTTTGCTTTGAGCAAAAAGTTTCTTTCCCATTCTTTGGCTTCTTCTAATGTTTTGAAACCTCGTTTATGATAATGTTGGGGTGTACCATTGATATCCACATAACTACCTACACATCTATAAGTAACTTTTTTAACAAGCTTATCTTTGTTACGTTTACTTTTTACCATTCTTTCATCTTTAAATATTGACATTGCACTTTACCTCCATTTTTGCTAAAATGTAGGTACAACAAAAAAGAATGTCCGTGGTGGGATTTTCTCCTTGTTGTACTAAGTTGATGTTAGCGCATCAACTCTACTTCAACCCCTTACTGTTAGCGCAGTAGGGGGTGTTTTTTATTTAATCTTTTTCGTTTTCATACCATTTGCACATATTATAAAGAGATTCATAATTTGTATTTAATTTTTCAATTGAATCAATAATCTCGGAACCTGATTTTAAAGCAGATGTTTTATCTACTTCATCACAATCACTTAATGGTTTTTCCGTATCAATATTTATAGCACATTCGCCATACACAGATACAGCTACTAATTTATCATCCATTAATCCAACATTAAATCCTGCATTATCATCAGTGTTAGATGTGTAAATGGACATGTGTTCTTCATCAAAAATGATTTTTAAATCTCCAACAATATTTAATACACCATTTTCATAATTGAACTTATAACCTTTGTCAATAAGTGAATCATATACCTCATTAGGATCACTTATTTTATTTGAATTTGTTTTACTTGAACACCCTCCAATCCCTAAAACTATGAGTGCACATATGAGTGCTGTAAATAACTTTTTCATCCCTTTTTACCTCCAAGTAAGTTATCTATGTAAACATCTTTTTTTGATGCGTTTACTAATATAAATCAAAAGCATATTCTTCACTATAATAATTTCTAAAATCTTTTATAATATCATGAACTTCATTTTCACATTGCTGTCGATCACATTCTGTACATGTGAAATGATTTTGCAATATATGGATGAGCTCATGAATTGTTGTCTTTCTTTGTTGCATGTTTGAAAACCTTGTACTGATAATAATGTGAAATTCTTCTCCGTCGTAATATGTGAATCCTCTATTTTTACAAGTCAAAGTATCAGTAATATACAATTTAATACAATGTTCTTGGCAAATATAAGAGAATTCATCATCGTTGTCTAGCAATACTTGTTCTACCATGTTATTCTAATCCTTTTGATTTCCTAATACCTTGTACCAATATCAGTACAGGTTCCAAATCTTCTGGTGTTAAATCTGCGGCGCTGTCCATTAATATCTGCAAAGAATCATTATTGCTTACAGATTTAAATGTCTGCCATAAATCTTCTCTACCTTTTGAACATAGATATTCTTCAATTTCATTATCAGGACCAAAAGGGGATTTGGTTGACATTAGTTTGTTCCTTGTCATTTCATCACTAATACCCATTAACCAAGTTTCACTAACGTCTAAAGCATCTGCTATTTTAGAAATATTGTCTTGTTTTGCTTTATATTTTCCACTTAAATATTGGCTTATTGTAGACTTTCCAATTTTTGTTTTATTTACTAAATCTTGCTGAGACATATTTTTCATCGATAAAGCAAGTCTTAGACGATCTGCAAATTCATTTTCCATTTCTATATATCCTCCTATGAATTCATATTATACCTAGGTTCGTAAAATGTCAACTCATAAAATTATAAAATTCGCAAATAGGAACAAAAAGTATTGACATGATGTATTTTAGGGTGTATTATGTCGTTGTTCGCAAATAGGAACTGAAAGGAGATGATTAAATGAATTATGTTTATGATTACTCTCGATTCAGGGGAGATATAAAGGCAAAGTTCAAAACTGAATGTAATTTTTCACGTGCAATGGGATTTACTTCTCAAAATTCTTTAAGTGACAGGTTTAATGGTAAAGTTGCATGGAGACAAGATGAAATGAAAAAAGCATGTGAATTACTTGAACAGCCACTTGAAATGGTAAAAACTTATTTTTTTACCTATGTAGTTCGTAAATAGGAACTGAAGGAGAACCACCATGAATCTAAAAAGATTTAGAGCGTCATTAAGGCTTAATCAAAAGCAAATGGCGGAAAAAATTGGAGTATCGGCTTCGTATTATTATAAAGTCGAAAGTGGAATGCGATATCCAAGTTTCTGTTTTCTTCAAAAACTAAAAATCGCATTTCCAAAAGCGAATGTTGATGAATTGTTCTTTTAAAAAAATCTCATCGGTACCGTTAATACCAATGAGATCATACGCAAATACATAACCTTGCATTTCATTATGCAAAACACAAGGCTAAGGCTATGCTTGTTTACTCTTACTGTATTGCACCGTTTGAACGGATAGTGGCATAATCACTATTTCTTAGGACAGTACATCACTTAAGTGGTCATAGCACCACGGTAAAACAAAAAATGCCCTTTAGTCGATGTATCAAGAGAATCTGTAAAAATTTGAAGCGTGCGTTTTTTATGGCTAGACTTCTCTGTCTATTTGCGTTTATTTATAGCAATTTCTCTATTGCTCCTCTCGTTAAGAGAACAGGGCAAAATCAAAAGTTTGGTTAACATAACCACACTCCAATCTTGCCATTAGGCAATTAGATTTTAACACAATTCGGAAATTCATTCAATGAAGAAAGGAGTTAAGGAATGGAAGATAACAAAGAAAAGGCTCCAAGTGATGTGGAAGATCACAAGGAACCAGATGAAGCGATTAAGGTAACTATCCATATCAAATGTGAAGATACAGAAACAATCAAAGAAATTTATTTATCTTCATCAGAAATTAAGAAATCACAAGTAGCCAATGCATACGTAAATGAAATTAAAAAAATCTCTAACACAGAGGTTGACAGTGCATTAGAGAAATTTTCTAAATTACATGACAATCAAATTTGTACAAAATGTGGTAATGCAAATCATCGAGCAAATGCATTATATTGTCACAAATGTGGTAAAAAACTCTAAAATGGAAGATCGTTTTCTTTTACATATTTTTTCACTAAAAATGAACTTTTACTTCCACATCTATCGCAATATGCGAAATTATCAGGTAGAGCGTTTTCGACTTTACTGTTTGTACATTCTTGGTTTGTGCAAAGATTTGGCTCATCAAGTTTACATCCACAAGAGTAACAATATTGGGCGCCTTCTCTATGCTTTTCGATAGAACAATTATAACACTTCATAACAACACCCCCTTTCTAATACTAAATTTTACCAATTTAGATAAGAGAGGTCAAACACAACAGAAAGGAGAAAACATGAACGAACTACAGATTATCGAATACTCAAATCAAAGAGTATTGACAACACAACAGTTAGCTGAGGTTTATGAAACATCAGTTGACAATATCAAAATGAATTTCAAAAATCACAAAGATAGATTTATTGAAGGTAAACATTATTATCTATTAAAAGGAGATAACTTGAAAGCATTTAAGAACAGAGTAAATGATATTTACCTTGTTGGAAAGAATGCAAATCAACTTATTCTTTGGACTGAAAAAGGTGCTGATCGTCATTGTAAAATCTTGGACACCGATAAAGCGTGGGAACAATTTGATAACTTAGAAGATACATATTTCAAGGTCAAAGAAATGTTCGATATACCAAAATCATTGCCAGAAGCACTTAGAAAACTAGCAGATGAAGTTGAATTGACCGCAAAACTACAGTTAGAAAACAAAATCAAAGACCAACAAATCGGAGAATTACAACCTAAAGCTGATTATTGTGATTTGATTTTAAAAAGTAAAAGTCTTTGTACTATCAACGCAATTGCAAAAGATTACGGGATGAGCGCAGTAACAATGAACAAAAAGCTTCATGAACTTGGTGTCCAGTACAAGCAAGGCGGTATTTGGCTTTTATATCACAAATATCAATCTAAAGGATATACGC
Coding sequences:
- a CDS encoding methionyl-tRNA formyltransferase, coding for MGTPDIAVSMLNRIIADGYDVIGVVTQPDKQAGRKKELKMPEVKQRAIEANIPVYQPIKIKDAVDELMQLDIDLIVTCAYGQFIPSKLLEYPTYGSINVHASLLPKLRGGAPIHKAIINGDKQTGMSIMRMVKAMDAGPVMAQCVVDIDEMDTTGILYDKLAKAGAKLLSESIPKLIDGTAEFGEQDESQASFAYTISKEEEWIDFDQDVQRVYNHIRGLIPNPTGYALLDGKKVKFHKVRMRKDDKVHTPGEIEGMIENGYAISAQNGYILVDEIQMEGKAKTDAKSFYNGSGKQLIHKIFNGK
- a CDS encoding DUF739 family protein, with protein sequence MNYVYDYSRFRGDIKAKFKTECNFSRAMGFTSQNSLSDRFNGKVAWRQDEMKKACELLEQPLEMVKTYFFTYVVRK
- a CDS encoding phage antirepressor KilAC domain-containing protein; this encodes MNELQIIEYSNQRVLTTQQLAEVYETSVDNIKMNFKNHKDRFIEGKHYYLLKGDNLKAFKNRVNDIYLVGKNANQLILWTEKGADRHCKILDTDKAWEQFDNLEDTYFKVKEMFDIPKSLPEALRKLADEVELTAKLQLENKIKDQQIGELQPKADYCDLILKSKSLCTINAIAKDYGMSAVTMNKKLHELGVQYKQGGIWLLYHKYQSKGYTQSETIEFNHTDGRPDTRMHTKWTQKGRLFLYELLKAHDILPMIERDENG
- a CDS encoding helix-turn-helix transcriptional regulator, which produces MNLKRFRASLRLNQKQMAEKIGVSASYYYKVESGMRYPSFCFLQKLKIAFPKANVDELFF
- a CDS encoding site-specific integrase; the encoded protein is MSIFKDERMVKSKRNKDKLVKKVTYRCVGSYVDINGTPQHYHKRGFKTLEEAKEWERNFLLKAKNEVTTNITFNEIYELYKETKKGTIKDRSFNDMEYLIKSWILPYWGDKNIKKITIQQIEKFQKSLLSKKNNNDEYYSNRYLESIQTQFKAVMRYAFNHNYFTDNRLISFPIIKRAGEIKKEMDFFTPEEFIKFIHVVDELPYFALFNVLYWCGTRLGETLALTWKDIDLKNKSIRINKSYSKHTRQTTAPKTNNSYRNILVPEMCLKALEQLKNIHKMTIGYDDNKLVFNFDKHLDENAIRTRKNKWCEQAQVKQIRIHDFRHSHVSLLINMGFNPFEIAKRLGHTVEMVNETYGHLFQEAQQNMINKLDELSIKLNAEQ
- the hemW gene encoding radical SAM family heme chaperone HemW, with protein sequence MCKSAYLHVPFCKDICAYCDFTRCRYHAGLAEKWLKAIEKEIKQKLKGVTLDTFYIGGGTPSALTYHQLSRLLVMLKPYTRTCEEFTMEANVDSLDIEKIQLCKENYINRISLGVQSLQPELLKMIKRNHNKEDILRCIKELHSIGIDNISIDLIYGLPNQTMQMWKDDLKDIVEHFDIQHISLYALTIEEHSEFGRLHIKNIDEDIEADMYEYAVAYLKQNGFEHYEISNFAKAGKYSKHNMAYWDYDDFIGIGMGASGKQQHQRYDNTKNMQTYFEKGASPTIIQLNKSDEMFENIMMSLRTKKGLNIHQFEKRYEISFLKQYHKELKPLLDQHLLEHSDGYIHATEQGMEILNEILLKFLPDE
- a CDS encoding stage II sporulation protein P encodes the protein MKATWKILIKLVLIGCIFYITPFYDTCIQMLGQTNIKTFAYEQKTIDPSISIKDELNVMSSHQVKKAEKDDVIKVETTQENPVVVPTPKSEETKKQKTVYIYDTHQKEDYADGKGVMDAAADLGKHLEEKGIKVVLETHSFQNYMDAHGMNYNQSYLVSNKYLQDALVNYGGFDLCIDLHRDSVPRSAAVLEANGKTYAKAMMVVGSLATYHDSSAKISSTLTDIMNKKVNGIMKGVMTREAYYNQQVANGIVLIEVGAEVNSFKEITNTTKVLADSIYDMLMKGES
- a CDS encoding helix-turn-helix transcriptional regulator; translation: MENEFADRLRLALSMKNMSQQDLVNKTKIGKSTISQYLSGKYKAKQDNISKIADALDVSETWLMGISDEMTRNKLMSTKSPFGPDNEIEEYLCSKGREDLWQTFKSVSNNDSLQILMDSAADLTPEDLEPVLILVQGIRKSKGLE
- a CDS encoding sporulation protein, giving the protein MIKVFLCVSDFDVIKNMMDYENDNSKIKIVGISTTVMEHLKGLEELDVDVFVLQYTLDKKKSNDLLEYVLLNKREWRVLPLFQELDSEVIHLLLQYGLQNFLVKPFSFPQLLAAIENEQLQQQTLAAATTVESMASEIMLSLGLPAHLDGFGYIQTSAVYVAKNMDVMHLHMKNVYQQTAKAHHSTAARVEKCIRTAIAFAYRNQPEKICINNCKPTNTQIISYISEKLKLFGNS
- the lepA gene encoding elongation factor 4; amino-acid sequence: MNQQHIRNFSIIAHIDHGKSTLADRILEITDTVEQREMKEQLLDTMDLERERGITIKLNAVQLKYTAKDGQDYIFHLIDTPGHVDFTYEVSRSLAACEGAVLVVDAAQGIEAQTLANVYLALDNDLEIIPVINKIDLPSAQPDVVKKEIEDVIGLDASEAPLISAKNGLNIQDVLEAVVKNVPAPHGNPKAPLQALVFDSLYDAYRGVIAFVRVKEGEIRVGDKIRFMATDAEYEVLEVGIRTPKEVKKDMLECGEVGWLCASIKSIKDVRVGDTITHAQRPADAPLHGYREMNPMVYCGLYPIDSAKYNDLRDALEKLQLNDASLQFEAETSQALGFGFRCGFLGLLHMDVVQERIEREYKIDLIATAPSVVYHAYLTDGSMMAIDNPSMLPDVQKIDHIEEPFVKASIMTPNDYVGAIMELCQRKRGNYKDMIYIDEGRMNVIYELPLGEIVFDFFDKLKSCTKGYASFDYELIGYQTNKLAKMDILLNGDIVDALSSIVHRDFAYPRGRAICEKLKTLIPKQQFEIPIQAAINGKIVARADIKSLRKNVLAKCYGGDISRKKKLLEKQKEGKKRMKSVGSVEVPQEAFMAVLSMDDEN